One part of the Rutidosis leptorrhynchoides isolate AG116_Rl617_1_P2 chromosome 1, CSIRO_AGI_Rlap_v1, whole genome shotgun sequence genome encodes these proteins:
- the LOC139884445 gene encoding uncharacterized protein, with the protein MAGTLPGVEIARRRRLRGWSDPASLNGSGFGSTRIRVSQDTHITPTLSFFQRSLVNQADEDDKLGGPAREAKERLDGRLRGNLKQEFTRQTSQERLRRGSTNATSTVMENLQVEVYGSKNKRLRWGRMGLSWKSSKQEECAICLDVYKASDKITHLPCTHRFHFDCLVPWLESDGHCPCCRATVF; encoded by the exons ATGGCTGGTACGCTACCTGGAGTTGAAATTGCGAGGAGAAGGAGGTTACGTGGGTGGTCCGATCCGGCTTCTCTCAACGGGTCGGGTTTTGGATCTACGAGGATTCGGGTTTCTCAAGATACCCATATCACACCCACTCTGTCTTTCTTT CAAAGGAGTCTGGTGAATCAAGCTGATGAAGATGATAAATTAGGTGGTCCAGCTAGAGAAGCTAAAGAAAGGTTGGATGGGAGGTTGAGAGGCAATTTAAAACAAGAATTCACAAG GCAAACAAGTCAAGAAAGATTGAGAAGGGGATCAACTAATGCGACTTCTACGGTGATGGAAAATTTGCAAGTAGAGGTTTATGGGTCCAAAAACAAGAGACTTCGTTGGGGACGAATGGGGTTGAGTTGGAAGTCGTCAAAACAAGAAGAGTGTGCGATTTGTTTGGATGTGTACAAGGCAAGTGATAAGATAACTCACTTGCCTTGCACACATCGATTTCATTTTGATTGTTTGGTACCTTGGTTAGAGAGTGATGGGCATTGCCCGTGTTGTAGAGCAACTGTTTTTTAG